DNA from Sorex araneus isolate mSorAra2 chromosome 6, mSorAra2.pri, whole genome shotgun sequence:
TGGGTCTGGCCTCTCACTGATGTTCTGAAGGCGCTTGTGGATTCCTTGTTCTTTTGGGGGGCCCCAAGCATGTCCCTCAGGTGCAGAGCTTGGTTATTCACTCATCGGGGTGGAGGGGTCTATTCAGATAGTGCAGACCCAGGTGACTGGGGGCAGCTGCCCTGcgtttctggggctgggggctgaacccCGGGGCCGGCATTTGAGTGCGGAGAGGGGGATTGGAAAGAACTGGGACCTCacaccctccccacacctccacccCATCTCCTCCCAGGGCCCTAAGCTGGGTAGGGCTGAAGCATACCCGGGACAGAGTCAATTAGCATGGCAAAGGTCCCGAAGCTTAGGATGGGGAATTAAAGTTATTAGCAAGTCTTTTCACAGATAAGTGGGCCCTGGGGCCGCCCCCCTACCCAGTGGAGAGCCCTTGCTGCAGCCCGGAGCCTGCTTATTAGCACCTGGCTGTGAATCTCCATTAGCACACTCCCGCTAATCAGAGGATTGGAGATTTGGAGATGGCAAGGGGTTTCCTTTCACGCCCCCAACCCTCCTGAGCCGGCTGGACTCCCCCTCACAATTCGGAGGGCTACGGAGTACCAGCAACCATGTGGGGGTGCACCTGCAGTACAGGCGACCTGTCTGcccccctctgccctgctcccagTCAGAAGATGCAGCAGactcagatttaatccctggcatcccttatgggcaccaccaggagtaatttctttttttttttttttttttttgctttttgggtcacacctggttatgcacaggggttactcctggctctacactcaggaattactcctggcggtgctcgggggaccatatgggatgctgggaatcgaacccgggtcggccgcgtgcaaggcaaacgccctacccactgtgctattgctccagccccaccaggagtaatttctgagcacagagccaggactaagccctgagcatctccaggtgtgcccctaacccccaaaataagaaaagagaggaggCGGCTAGAGGTGGTGCAGCCAGGGGACCTGTGTGCTGAGCTGTGGGGACGCCACCTTTGCACACTTGCCTGCTTCCAGGACAAGTGCCTGCACCAGGCGTGGTGCCCCTTGGAGGCTCTGGCAGGTGCTCTGGGCAGCCATATGGaccgagcctaccaggagtgattcctgaatgcaaagccagaagtaggccctgagcacagctgagtgtgacatGTGACAACTCACCCCCATTAAACTCCCCTCCTCCAAAACCCGCACAGAGATACTCTCCCCTGGGCTTGTCAgtacggggaggggaggggggtcgggagggaagaaagggagtgcACCTAGAGGCTGGGGTGGGCACCCAGCTTGAGGAGGAAGCTGGTCCTAACTGTCCCAGAGTCAGTCCAGGGAACACTGTCCCTCTTTCCCAGGCTCAAGTGTTGACCCCACATTTGCTCAAcccggagggagggagtgggtaCACTTATCCATCTCACTCTGGTTCCTGCTTCGCGCTCTTGGGAGGGGGTCTATCACACAGAGGGAAGGACCTATTTGAGGGCCACCTGTTCAGCCTAGGGGTGCACAGGTTCCAGTGGACCCCGGTGGGGCTCTGTGGACCCTTGAATAGTCAGGGGACATGCAGGCCGACTGAAAACTGATTGGGGGAGGGGACTATCGAGGGATGTGCACATCCTCCTGGACTGCCTGGACTATGGTGAGTCCTAGTGGGACCACGGTGGGGACATTTGCTGCTGTCACTACAATGTCCAAACCGCAGTGCCCCTGCCTGGCGGTCAGCAATCTGCGTGCGCTCCTTGGCGCTCGCCTGCGAAGGCTCAAAAGGCaaacctcccagcccccctcactgGGTTTTCCGGGGTCCAGGGTGGGGGGACTCGGCCACAACGGCTGCCAATCTGGTGGGCAGAGGAAAGTGGATTATGGCGAGTGGATTTTTGCTGCTGAGTTTCTTTTCCCATGGTAGGGAAGGCGAGAGAAGTTTCATGGTGGGGTATTCTTTTGTCTAGGGAACATGAAGCGAGTCAGCACCAGCACCAGGAGAAGGGGGGCCGATGGGGAGGGGCCCCGGTTGTCTCCACGTGGTGGGCCCGGCTTTACCACCTGCAGTTCCAATATAAACCACGTGGTGTCCTCAGTGAGCAGCCCCAGGCTGAGGGTCccagaacaatttttttcttttcttttttttcttttctctcctccatttattctctttcttttttcttccttcatttttcccttctttttatttcttccttttcttttttttctgtctcttattattatttttttttattgtgggtcacactggaggtgctcaagggttgctcctggttcttcactcaggagtcactcctggctgactcaggcaactctatggggtgctgaggattgaacctgtgtcagccatgtgcaagcgcTCTactaactatactatctctttcgtccctttttgtctttttcttttctgtttttgttttgttttattggtcagccctgagcaccacatctggtggtgctcaggacttattcctggctctgtgctcagggatcactcctggaagtgctcagggaacactatgggatgctgggaattgaatgtgggtcaagtgcctgcaaggcaagtgcctccctgccatactatagctctggcccagaAGAACAATTTCTCCCCACTCCTGTGCCTCCAATCCCCCACCCAGGCCTCCTCTGCAGGTGACCAAGGTCTTGCTGGCCCCCGTCACCCCCGAGGTGAGTGAGAGAAGGGTAGGCTTGTGGCCCGTGGGGCCCAGACtggtgggagaaggaaggaaggaaggaacggcaCAGGCTGCTCAGGGTGTGGGACAGTCTCTCTGTTTATTGGGGCATGAGGGGGTGGGCTCACTTCCTGCTTtctctctgcagtgccagggagaacCTGCGCAGCCGCAGCCAGTGCTGCTCCTCCATCTCCTCATTGGCCTCCAGCTTCTGGAAGCTgcacagagcagagcaggggctgAGGGACTGGGGTCCCCTCACAGGGCTGGGAAGCCCCAATCCTGAAGCGACGTCCCTGATATCTCCGTGCACAGAAAAGGGAAAGGGACATAGTCCtgacttttatttgggggaggggcacttgtgatgatgctcagggcttacccctggctctctgctcagggatctcccctgGTGAGGGTCGGGGACAAATTCCCGGAGATgccgggaattaaacctgggtcagccttgtgcaaggcaatagCCCTCCCTTGCAGTCCCCAGTCTCCACCAGGGCCCCTGctgctctctcctttcttccaaGTTCCAGGAAAAGGTCATATTTCCTGTCCCCTGAGGCTGTggtgaggtggggagaagggtTGGCGCTGGTGGCTGCTGTGGTCTTTACTTTTGCCTGGGtggacaggtggggtggggggccgagTGGGCTGGACACGTGAGGGGGtgttccccagcaccaaaagGGCCCAGAGCCCGGgctgtggccatcctgggttttgTAAGAGCAGTTTGGACGCTGTCGCAAGGCCGAAACTCAGTCTATTACCCCACAAACCCACCGCCCCCAAGTGTCACCTCATTCCAGGGCCAATCTCAGGACGGGTGGAGACGGATGGCAAAGGGCAAGAGTGAATGAACGGCACAGCTGCCCGCCCGGGGTACTGGGGTGGAGGTTCCCCACCTCCTTCTCAGAGCGGCATGTGTTTGGGGACTGTGTCAcacagagtgggggggggggcgggggcaggcctCAGCGTCAGGCCGCAGAGCCAGTCGCTGAGGAAAAGCCAATTTCCCAACGCAACACTGGGACCAACTCAGAAAACTGGGTGGTCCAAGGGTCAAGAGCTTGGCGACTGAACTgggggtctcacatatgcaagcctttggtggttttttctttttttgggggggcgcttCCTGAGCACCAACCTCTTCTGCAGAAGCAGCTCACATCTCCGCTCCAGGGGCAGCACGTGGTCGAAGGCCCGGCTCTCATGCAGGTCTCTCTGGGACACAGTGCAGTCGGCCAGCAGGCCCCCTAGGAGCGGGTGTGTCTGCAGGTCGTAGTAGAAGACCGAGTGCTGGATGCTACCAGAAGCTTCGTCCACATAATCTCCTGAGGCAAGCAGGAACTGGGTCCGCGGGGTTCCCtcgtgggggagagggggcgctGGGGCCCATTCTCTAAAGCTGGGTGATGGGGCGGGGCTCTGAGGGGCTTCTTGATTTGCAGGTGCAGGGGTCCTGAGCAAGGGCCTGGCTTGCTCTCATCAAGGGAGCCGGAGCAGCAGATCCTTTGGGTTTGTGGGGCCTGAGAGCGCTGGGGTCACCCTAGGCCTGGGGAAGGGACCAAGGGTGagtggtccccccagccccccagacctTGAATCAAGAAGAACGGCTGATGTGGTGACATGATAAACATGGGTTTCCAGGGCACTTCCAGGTGCTGTGGTGCTGGAGGAGCAAAGGCGCAGATCACCTGAGGCTTGGCCAAATCCAGGAGCTGCACCAGGCCCTTCCTGGAGAAGGTGAGCAGCTGGGAAGTGAGCAGAGACAGAGGTGTGGCCACCCGGCATGGTGGGGAcacaggtgcggggggggggggggggccgggctggctgcttctcccagtTCTCACAGCATCACCCTCCACATGGCTGGGGATCCTTCTGCACCTGTACTCTGACCCCTCCTTCGCACTTCCTTGGGGACCTCACTGAACCCAGTGGTCCCTAGTGGCTGGGTGCCCTCCTTTCCTGCTGAATTCCCTCCATCCTGGAATAcccgtctttttttttctttgtgggtcacacccagtgatgcacaggggttactcctggctctgcactcaggaatattacctctggtggtgctcaggggaccctatgggatgctgggaattgaaccgaggtcggccgagtgcaaggcaaactgtgctattgctccagccctgaaacaccCGTCTTGACCCCCACATCTTCTCacactgcctcctcctccccctgccctgctcaccGGGCTGacccccccatactctcttcaGCCCTGTTGTGGCACAGAGACCCCCCCTCGGCCAGGAAACATGATCTCTTTTTCCTGTGTGGGGGTGGCAGAGAggaagggcagggggaaggatCTACCATGCCAGGTAAGGTTCGGACCGGGGCCACGTCACAGATGGCTTCATCCAGAAACTTGGCAGGCCTGTGGGAACCAAGACCTATGTTGCATCCCGCTGTTCTCTCCACGTGCCCAATGGGGTTACCGTTGTCTGAGCATCGGATACGCAGAGTGTGCTCACGGCCCAGAAAGCAACTGTGACATCTTATACTACAGCACACAGGGTTAGCAATAAAAGAACAGTGGGGTcggagccacaggacagcggagagggcggttgcctagcacacagccaaccggcttcaatccccagtgccccatatggtccctcaagcactgccaagagtgacccctgagtgcagagccaggagtaagccctgaacatcgccaggtgtggccccaacaacaaaaattaaaatagaagaaactAAAATGAGGGAAACTCCACCTCTCACATCACAGCCCTGCCCAAACCAGTCACATCTCAGCTTTCCTCATAGGGTGGAATGGGTGCATCTGTGTTCATGGGCTGGCTCATGGCTCAGAAGGCAGGGCAGGCCCTTGGGGGAACAGACCAGTCTCTCAGACAGAGCCGACCCTCTTCCTGGCCATCCTGTCCTGTGGGCGCCACCTACTGTGCCATCCTGTCACTGCAGTACAGGAATCATGGATGGGCCTTCCAGATGGTGGGCGGGTAAGAGCGCCTGGCTGGAGAGCTGGTCAGGAGAGGCAGCTGGCGACACTCACCTCTCCACGATGACCTGGATGGACAGCTCCTGGGTGCCCTTGGCCGAGACCAGGTGGAGGGAGGAGTCTGTGCACAGCACCACGCACTGCACCTGCGACTTCAGCGGGGTGTCGGGGAACACGCTGCGGCCATCGTGGACCACGAAGTACTTCATGTAGTGCAGGCTCTGGCAGACGCAGCCCTCGGGCAGCGCCACCACCCCCAGGGAGATCCCTGCGGCGGGTCGGGAAAGGGGGCGGGTGAAGGGGGCACAGCGGAGCGACCAGCTGCTTCCAGCCACGGCTAAGAAGTCAGAAGCAAGGGGGTGAGCCCTGCCTGCACGCTCCTGCACCCCCAGGACCGAGCACTGGACTCAGGCCTGCAGCTGAGGCCCCACGCACAGCTGGAAAGGCACCCTCAAATTCAGAGGTCCCAGTAAACAGATCTTGCTCGGGGacaccgggggtgggggtggggagggcacctcGATTTCCCAAGGAGAGCCACGTGTGGCTGCCAAGTGACCCTGTGCCGGGACCCCTGCCCTGAGGGTGCCGCAGATGGCCACGGCTACGTTCCAGGGCTCTGCGCTTAGGTGCCAGTGGGAGCCTGCCGAGCGGGTGGGCTGCGGGGGTCTGGGGGGCTCACCTTCATGCATGTCCCACAGGGTCAGCACTCCGTCCTCACAGGCCACGGCCAGGTAGGTGCGGGTCAGGCTGAGCTGGGACATGGTGATGGGGGCCGCGAAGGGCCACACCCCCTCAGGGTCTGGTGGGGGACAGCACGTGCCAGTCACCCTGGATCCTCTGGGCACCCCCAGGCACGGAGAGCGGGGAACAGGCAGGCACGGCCTCTCCTGCTCTCACATACCGTCTGCACCTTGGGACCCCCCACTTGCCTCTGGGCTCCTTTGAATGGGGCGCCCACCAGCCCCCAGTTTACTGAGGAGGAAACTGAAGCAGAGGAGCCTCTGACCAAGGTCTCAGACCTTCTGTCATGGCAAAGAAGAAAATTCTACTTTGttgtgagtttgttttttttttttcaggggggagaGGGTTTctcacttggaagtgctcagggctttatgaGTTTTAAAACCcaccttatttattatttatttatttatttattttttgctttttgggtcacacccagcaatgcacaggggtcactcctggctcatgcactcaggaatcacccctggcggtgctcaggggaccatattggatgctgggatttgaacctgggttggccgcgtgcaaggcaaacgccctacctgctgtgctatcactccagccccaaaacacaccttatttatttaatgtttttgtgattttttttttggccctcCCAGCAGTGtgtcagggctctgcactcaggaattatccctggaggtgctcgggggaccctatgggacgctggggatcgaacaaggcaaggcaaactccctccctgctgtactgttgctacAGTTCCTAAATCCCACCTTTGAAGGAGAAACGAAAGCATCACCCACGTGTACAGCTCAGGGAATGGTCACAAAACTCTCTTACTCACAAAAGGCCCCCAGGAATCGGTAGGAGACAACGCCAGGGGGCTGTGCCGTGGCTCCCACTGCAGAGAGCTTCCACGCCCTGACCGCTGCAACAGGGCAGCTGGACTCGCCAGCTCTGTTTACAGTGACAAGGGGGTACGGGCGCCCATCCTGCTGCCCACAGCACCCCTGGGCCTGACCTGGGCTTTAGACCTTGCCAGTCTAAGAATCTtgatgccaggggctggagagagggcatGGCAGCTGacgccctgagcacggctgacccgggtttgatcctcgagCCCCCCCACAGGGTGCCCCGACtcgccaggggtaagccctgagcacctccaagagtggcCCCCgaaacaacacacacaaaatgaaaacacaaaaaagagaatcTTGATACCAGGGAGCTCGTCCGCCCCCGTCCCGCTGCCTGCCCCGCTGAGAGATGTGTGCGAGGCCCGCGCTGTGCCCACGCTGTGCCCACGCTCGGGCTGCAGCAGTCAAGTACCCGCCTTGTCCTTCAGAGTCCGGCTAAgcgagaagaagaagaagttgtGCCTCCCGGCCCAGTGCAGGCCGAGGAGACAGGGCACCCCTGGGAAGGAGAAAGGCGGTGTCAGGCCAGAGCCCTGGGGAGGGCCTGGCCTGATGGGCAGTGGCAGAAGAGAACATTCCAGTGGCAGCGTCCACAGAAGGCCCAGCTACTGAGAGGGGCTGGACACAGCCCCGGTGGCTTCACATCTAGAAACACGTGTGCACTGGGCGCCAGCAGGAGGAAGCGGGTGGCATCAGAAGCAGCCAGGCAGGCCACGTGTGCACTgtccccttcccccaacccctgaAGGCAGAGTCCACCTTCACTCTCCGGAGATCCAGGCTGGACCCACAGGGCAAACTAGAACTGACcatgccttcctccctccctctcttccttttatttcttccttctctctctctctctctctctctctctctctctctctcacacacacacacacacacacacacacacacacactttctttgtttttcttggggggaggtgtcacacccagcgatgctcaggagttattcctggcccaggggaccatatagggtgctgaggattgaacccgggtaggctgcatgcaaggcaaacgccttccccgctgtcctgttgCCCAGCCCCACCGACCAGAGGCTTTTCTCTCCCTCTAAGTGTGGTTTTGGGGACTGcatccccagccccgcccctacAAGCACCCCCTCAACACCACTTTCGCTTACCCATGGGGCTCCTGGCTTCCGAGGGCAGGGAGATGAGACTGCTATAAAGGAGGAAGTGGATCGTGGCCGTCGTGCTGCGGGGAGGAAGCGGTGGGCACTGGCACCCCCTTAGCAAGGAGGGGGCTTGTGGAGTCTCAGAGCTGAGACCCTGAGAGGTCCTGTGAATGGACTCCCCACCCCTTAGCAGTGCTGTGGATACCGTGGGCAACATCCTGGGGGTGTGGGCAAGGGGTGAGGAGGGTTCTGGGGAGGATCCTGGACAAGGCCACTTTAGGAAGCTCCCTCAGACCAATcagactttcaaaaatatttttgcttttttgggtcacacctaacagtgctcaggggttactcctggctctgcactcaggaattattcctggtggtgcttgggggaccctgtggaataccgaggattgaacatgggtcggtcctgtgcaaggcgaatgccctccccgctgtaatatgactccagccccagagaccaGACTGTGGGCTGGAAGGACAGGACAGCAGTGAAGGTGCCTGCCTTACACAAGGACAACTAGGGtttaaccccagcaccccatatgaccctctgagtgtgactccaaaacaaagaaaaacaaaaaaaacaaaaagaggagcAGACTTGGGGGGtctgcacggggggggggggaagggtagCACTCCTCATCCTTGAGGGCCATGCAACTAGCAGTGGGTGTGCTGTGCTGATTCACTGACTCCCCTGGGAAAAATGGGGGTGCAAGGGGACAGATCAAAGGTCTGGAGCATGTACTTTGTAGAGagaagtcctgggtttgaaccAAGGGCCCTCACAGTTCCCTGGCtatgccgggtgtgcccccagaAATGAGGGGGGGGCCAGGTCGGACATATGCCTTGGATTTGTCAGGACTTGGCATTGAtccagaaaaaacaaaccaagaaacaaaTATGTTGGAaagaaacaactttaaaaaagaagaaaaggcttggcacagtgagtagggcatttgccttgcattcggccgacccgggttcgatccctggcatcccatatggtcccctgagcacttccaggggtaattcctgagtgcagagccaggagtaatccctgagcatcgctgggtgtgacccaaaaagcaaaaaaaaaaaaagcctgcttGTTTGGGGACCCAAccgagtggtactcaggggcacCTCCCAGGTCAGTGCTCGTGAGTTTCTCCCAGCAGAGCCGGGGAGGGAACCGTCCCCCTGCGTTAGCCCTCAGGCCCTCTCCCGTCTCCTAACTCATACCTCACCGTGTTTCCAAGAACTTGCTCCGTGCTCTGCACGGCTGTCCGGCTCACCTGAGCAGCTCGTCCTCGCCCTCCTCGCACAGGTAGCCCTTGTAGGCGGCGCTGAACATGGCAGCTTCCTGCTCCCACTGCGCCTCCTTGATGTAGTGGTTCTGGCCCCAGCCCAGGCCGCTGTAGTCCTCCACCCGAGAGAAGACTTCCAGGGGGCTTTTGAACGTGGTGCCTGGAGGTGGGGATCATTCCAGGAGTCAgctgggcctccctccctccctccctccctcctacatCTGAGATCCCACTggcgggtggtggggggagggggaggtgttttgattttttgttttggggccacacccggtggtgctcagggctccgttCTCACGGACCATTTCTGGTGGTGTcctggggaccctatgagatgctaggacttgaacctgggttgactgcatgcaaggcaagtactctcccTGCTCTCCTATGGCTCGGGCCGCCTGTTAGATCTTTTTCTCATCTGGTAGTGGGTTGTCAGAGGCAAACGCCTGCTCTTGGGTTAGGAAGGGAAGCACTGGAAGCTCGCGTGTAACTGCTGCAGAACCGGACTTGGGATTGAGCTGTGATGATGACTGATGAGGGGAAAAGGTGGGAATCGCTCCGGGGACAGAGAAGGCGGCAGCCACGGAGAAACCCACGGCGGGGAGGGAAGCCGAAGGGGCTCCCACAGACCTGTAATCGGCTTGGGTGGTTTGAGCTTCATGATCTGAACTGGAGGACTCAACTTA
Protein-coding regions in this window:
- the LOC129405881 gene encoding WD repeat-containing protein 93-like — protein: MSQLSLTRTYLAVACEDGVLTLWDMHEGISLGVVALPEGCVCQSLHYMKYFVVHDGRSVFPDTPLKSQVQCVVLCTDSSLHLVSAKGTQELSIQVIVESQPGPPPPPAPVSPPCRVATPLSLLTSQLLTFSRKGLVQLLDLAKPQVICAFAPPAPQHLEVPWKPMFIMSPHQPFFLIQGDYVDEASGSIQHSVFYYDLQTHPLLGGLLADCTVSQRDLHESRAFDHVLPLERRCELLLQKSFQKLEANEEMEEQHWLRLRRFSLALQRESRKLAAVVAESPHPGPRKTQ